In the Streptomyces formicae genome, one interval contains:
- a CDS encoding ABC transporter permease: MSQVLDAPPPTAAPADQGLTPAELAAKYGLTVSGARPSLPAYVRQLWQRRHFITAFSTAKLTAQYSQAKLGQLWQIMTPLLNAAVYYFIFGVLMNTKRDVEDYVPFLVTGVFVFTFTQQSVLAGTRAISGSLGLVRALHFPRASLPISYCLQQLQQLLFSMCALLVILLCFGVPPTPAWLLVLPALALQFTFNTGLALVMARIGSKTPDIAQLMPFVLRTWMYASGVMWSLDAVLKGRDLPHLVTTLLECNPAAVYIDLMRFALIDTFHHDQLPHHVWAWAVGWAVLAGLGGFIYFWKAEETYGRG; encoded by the coding sequence GTGAGCCAGGTCCTCGACGCACCGCCTCCCACAGCAGCCCCCGCCGACCAGGGCCTGACCCCCGCCGAGCTGGCCGCCAAGTACGGCCTGACCGTCAGCGGCGCCCGCCCCTCCCTGCCCGCCTACGTCCGGCAGCTGTGGCAGCGCCGCCACTTCATCACCGCCTTCTCCACCGCCAAGCTCACCGCCCAGTACAGCCAGGCGAAGCTCGGCCAGCTCTGGCAGATCATGACGCCGCTGCTCAACGCGGCGGTCTACTACTTCATCTTCGGCGTCCTGATGAACACCAAGCGGGACGTCGAGGACTACGTCCCGTTCCTGGTCACCGGCGTCTTCGTCTTCACCTTCACCCAGCAGTCCGTGCTCGCGGGCACCCGCGCCATCTCCGGCAGCCTCGGCCTGGTGCGCGCCCTGCACTTCCCGCGCGCCTCGCTGCCCATCTCGTACTGCCTGCAACAGCTCCAACAGCTGTTGTTCTCGATGTGCGCGCTCCTGGTGATCCTGCTCTGCTTCGGCGTCCCGCCCACGCCCGCCTGGCTCCTGGTGCTCCCGGCGCTCGCGCTCCAGTTCACCTTCAACACCGGCCTCGCACTGGTGATGGCGAGGATCGGCAGCAAGACACCGGACATCGCGCAGCTGATGCCGTTCGTGCTGCGCACCTGGATGTACGCGTCCGGGGTGATGTGGAGCCTCGACGCGGTCCTCAAGGGCCGCGACCTGCCGCACCTGGTGACCACGCTCCTGGAGTGCAACCCCGCGGCCGTCTACATCGACCTGATGCGGTTCGCGCTGATCGACACCTTCCACCACGACCAGCTGCCGCACCACGTGTGGGCCTGGGCGGTGGGCTGGGCGGTGCTCGCCGGACTCGGCGGGTTCATCTACTTCTGGAAGGCAGAGGAGACCTACGGCCGTGGCTGA
- a CDS encoding ABC transporter ATP-binding protein, translating into MADSRAGAPTVIVDQVDIVYRVHGAGATAGRGSATAALGRILKRGKGESPGVRKVHAVKKVSFTAYKGEAIGLIGTNGSGKSTLLKAVAGLLPVESGRIFTDGQPSLLGVNAALMNDLTGERNVRLGGLAMGMSREQVQERYQEIVDFSGINEKGDFITLPMRTYSSGMSARLRFSIGSAKDHDVLLIDEALATGDRSFQKRSEARIRELRKRAGTVFLVSHNNKSIRDTCDRVLWLERGELRMDGPTGEVLAAYEDFTGGKK; encoded by the coding sequence GTGGCTGACTCCCGGGCAGGCGCCCCCACCGTCATCGTCGACCAGGTCGACATCGTCTACCGCGTGCACGGCGCGGGAGCCACCGCGGGCCGGGGCAGCGCGACCGCCGCGCTCGGCCGCATCCTCAAGCGCGGCAAGGGCGAATCCCCCGGCGTACGCAAGGTGCACGCGGTCAAGAAGGTCTCGTTCACCGCCTACAAGGGCGAGGCCATCGGGCTCATCGGCACCAACGGCTCGGGCAAGTCCACGCTGCTCAAGGCGGTCGCGGGACTGCTCCCCGTGGAGAGCGGCCGGATCTTCACCGACGGCCAGCCCTCGCTGCTCGGCGTCAACGCGGCTCTGATGAACGACCTGACGGGCGAGCGCAACGTGCGGCTCGGCGGCCTGGCGATGGGCATGTCCCGCGAGCAGGTCCAGGAGCGCTACCAGGAGATCGTCGACTTCTCCGGCATCAACGAGAAGGGCGACTTCATCACGCTGCCGATGCGCACGTACTCCTCGGGCATGTCGGCCCGCCTGCGCTTCTCCATCGGCTCGGCCAAGGACCACGACGTCCTGCTCATCGACGAGGCCCTGGCGACCGGCGACCGCTCCTTCCAGAAGCGCTCCGAGGCCCGCATCCGCGAGCTGCGCAAGCGCGCGGGCACCGTCTTCCTGGTCAGCCACAACAACAAGTCCATCCGCGATACCTGCGACCGCGTGCTCTGGCTGGAGCGCGGCGAGCTGCGGATGGACGGCCCCACGGGTGAAGTCCTCGCGGCCTACGAGGACTTCACCGGCGGCAAGAAGTAG